In Luteimonas viscosa, the following proteins share a genomic window:
- a CDS encoding Rieske (2Fe-2S) protein, whose product MTSSAPHLFLIALDAIPDGGFAEVEAAIDGDAESLLLYREGGQVRAWFNVCPHAGRRLDWSPGQFLKTKDGLLVCAAHGATFELGRGECVAGPCRGEALRSVAVEVRDGEVLVEPSP is encoded by the coding sequence ATGACCAGTTCCGCGCCGCATCTTTTCCTGATCGCGCTCGACGCCATCCCCGACGGCGGCTTCGCCGAGGTCGAGGCGGCGATCGACGGCGACGCCGAGTCGCTGCTGCTGTACCGCGAGGGCGGCCAGGTGCGCGCCTGGTTCAACGTCTGCCCGCATGCCGGCCGTCGCCTCGACTGGTCGCCGGGCCAGTTCCTGAAGACGAAGGACGGCCTGCTGGTGTGCGCCGCGCATGGCGCGACTTTCGAACTCGGCCGGGGCGAGTGCGTCGCGGGTCCGTGCAGGGGCGAGGCGCTGCGGTCGGTGGCGGTGGAGGTGAGGGATGGCGAGGTGCTGGTCGAGCCGTCGCCGTAG
- the trmB gene encoding tRNA (guanosine(46)-N7)-methyltransferase TrmB — protein sequence MTDPFSSDGAKVPPKPFTVTEGRRAIRSFVLRQGRFTEAQQRAFDELWPRYGLDYSGRPRDFDATFGRHAPRVLEIGFGNGEALRFAAAHDPGRDLIGIEVHAPGVGRLLNALAADGAGNVRVYHHDAVEVLEHEIADGSLDEIRIYFPDPWHKKRHHKRRLVQPAFAARLARKLAPGGRLHLATDWQDYAEQMWDVLDATPGLRNRAGARGHVPRPDWRPQTHFETRGQRLGHGVWDLLYDRDS from the coding sequence ATGACGGACCCGTTCTCCAGCGACGGCGCCAAGGTTCCGCCCAAACCGTTCACCGTCACCGAAGGCCGTCGCGCCATCCGCAGCTTCGTGCTGCGCCAGGGACGCTTCACCGAAGCGCAGCAGCGCGCGTTCGACGAACTCTGGCCGCGCTACGGCCTCGACTACAGCGGGCGGCCGCGCGATTTCGACGCCACCTTCGGCCGCCATGCCCCACGCGTGCTGGAAATCGGCTTCGGCAACGGTGAGGCGCTGCGCTTCGCCGCCGCCCACGACCCCGGCCGCGACCTCATCGGCATCGAGGTCCACGCCCCCGGTGTCGGCCGCCTGCTCAACGCGCTGGCCGCCGACGGCGCGGGCAACGTGCGCGTGTACCACCACGACGCGGTCGAGGTGCTCGAGCACGAGATCGCCGACGGCAGCCTCGACGAGATCCGCATCTACTTTCCCGATCCCTGGCACAAGAAGCGCCACCACAAGCGTCGCCTGGTGCAGCCCGCGTTCGCCGCGCGGCTGGCGCGCAAGCTCGCGCCCGGTGGCCGCTTGCACCTCGCCACCGATTGGCAGGACTATGCCGAGCAGATGTGGGACGTGCTCGACGCCACCCCGGGATTGCGCAACCGCGCCGGCGCGCGCGGCCACGTGCCGCGCCCCGACTGGCGCCCGCAGACGCACTTCGAGACCCGCGGCCAACGCCTGGGGCACGGGGTGTGGGATCTGTTGTACGACCGGGATTCGTGA
- a CDS encoding fumarylacetoacetate hydrolase family protein, translating into MQVHDVVEAAPVPRVPVRGGGMFPVHRIYCVGRNFADHAREMGATAPASKAERGTPVFFHKPADALVTGGGFDYPPATQDLHHEVELVVALGRDAPPGELPVDDAAALVFGYGIGLDLTRRDLQAAAKAKGLPWDTGKGFDQSAPVSELVPAADVGDLAPRLLSLDVNGERRQQATLDQLIWDVPEILHELSKLYALRAGDLVFMGTPAGVAALHPGDECVARLDELLELRCHVRDAGA; encoded by the coding sequence ATGCAGGTGCACGACGTCGTTGAAGCGGCGCCGGTCCCCCGCGTCCCGGTGCGTGGCGGCGGCATGTTCCCGGTGCACCGCATCTACTGCGTGGGTCGCAACTTCGCCGACCACGCACGCGAGATGGGCGCCACCGCCCCCGCCTCGAAAGCCGAACGCGGCACGCCGGTGTTTTTCCACAAGCCGGCGGACGCGCTCGTGACCGGTGGCGGATTCGACTATCCGCCCGCCACGCAGGATCTGCACCACGAAGTGGAGCTGGTGGTGGCGCTCGGCCGCGACGCCCCGCCCGGCGAACTGCCGGTGGACGATGCGGCCGCGCTCGTGTTCGGCTACGGCATCGGCCTCGACCTCACCCGACGGGACCTGCAGGCCGCCGCCAAGGCCAAGGGCCTGCCCTGGGATACCGGCAAGGGTTTCGACCAGTCCGCGCCCGTCAGCGAACTGGTGCCGGCGGCCGACGTGGGAGACCTCGCGCCGCGCCTGCTGTCGCTGGACGTCAACGGCGAGCGCCGCCAGCAGGCCACGCTCGACCAGCTGATCTGGGACGTACCCGAGATCCTGCACGAGCTCTCGAAGCTCTATGCGCTGCGTGCGGGCGACCTGGTGTTCATGGGGACGCCCGCCGGCGTGGCCGCGCTGCATCCGGGCGACGAATGCGTCGCGCGCCTGGACGAACTGCTGGAACTGCGTTGCCACGTCCGCGACGCGGGCGCATAG
- a CDS encoding M28 family peptidase encodes MRLASLVLACLLPAAASAAEPTRIPDAAFEIAGTLRERALADDTAWTLVESLTTEIGPRLPGSEADARAVAWAQAKLRALGYDRVWTEPVRFPTWERRSERAEVLGDHAQPLLVTALGGSPGGTVDAEIVRFDSFEALQAAPAGSLDGRIAFVDHDMERTRDGSGYGKAGAVRSRGPSEAIRKGAIGYLMRSIGTSPHRVANTGITRFDEGLEPIPSAALSLVDADQLTRLLRRGPVRVRLALDCGWTGAEYTSHNVIGEITGREAPDEVVLIAGHLDSWDLGTGAIDDASGVGITMAAGHLIGQLPQRPRRTIRVVAFANEEQGLIGAREYARRHADAVSNHVLAAESDFGAGRIYGFSTGAPAHAQAASQRIAEALAPLGIEHLPGKGGPGPDISPLAAIGGTWAWLGQDGSGYFDLHHNADDTLDKIDPDALAQNVAAYAVFAWLAAEAEGDFGSAPKAAATP; translated from the coding sequence ATGCGCCTTGCGTCCCTCGTGCTCGCCTGCCTGCTGCCCGCCGCTGCGTCCGCCGCCGAACCCACGCGCATCCCCGATGCAGCATTCGAGATCGCGGGCACCCTGCGCGAGCGCGCGCTCGCCGACGACACCGCATGGACCCTGGTCGAGTCGCTCACCACGGAGATCGGCCCGCGCCTGCCGGGCAGCGAGGCCGACGCGCGCGCGGTGGCCTGGGCGCAGGCGAAGCTGCGCGCGCTGGGCTACGACCGGGTGTGGACCGAGCCGGTGCGCTTTCCCACCTGGGAACGCCGCAGCGAACGCGCCGAGGTGCTGGGCGACCACGCGCAGCCGCTGCTGGTGACCGCCCTGGGCGGCAGCCCGGGCGGCACGGTGGACGCGGAGATCGTGCGCTTCGACAGTTTCGAGGCGCTCCAGGCCGCGCCCGCCGGTTCGCTCGACGGCAGGATCGCGTTCGTCGACCACGACATGGAGCGCACGCGCGACGGCAGCGGCTACGGCAAGGCCGGCGCGGTACGCAGCCGCGGCCCTTCGGAGGCGATCCGCAAGGGCGCGATCGGCTACCTGATGCGCTCGATCGGCACCAGCCCGCACCGGGTGGCGAACACCGGCATCACCCGCTTCGACGAGGGGCTGGAGCCGATCCCGTCCGCCGCCCTGTCGCTGGTGGATGCCGACCAGCTGACGCGCCTGCTTCGGCGCGGCCCGGTGCGCGTGCGCCTCGCGCTGGACTGCGGCTGGACCGGCGCCGAATACACCTCGCACAACGTGATCGGCGAGATCACCGGGCGCGAGGCGCCGGACGAGGTGGTGCTGATCGCCGGCCACCTCGATTCGTGGGACCTGGGCACCGGCGCGATCGACGATGCCTCGGGCGTCGGCATCACCATGGCCGCCGGCCACCTGATCGGCCAGTTGCCGCAGCGGCCGCGCCGCACGATCCGCGTGGTGGCCTTCGCCAACGAGGAACAGGGCCTGATCGGCGCGCGCGAATATGCGCGCCGGCATGCGGACGCGGTGTCGAACCACGTGCTCGCCGCCGAGAGCGACTTCGGCGCCGGGCGCATCTACGGCTTCAGCACCGGCGCACCGGCGCACGCACAGGCGGCCTCGCAGCGCATCGCCGAAGCGCTCGCACCGCTGGGCATCGAACACCTGCCGGGCAAGGGCGGACCCGGCCCGGACATCTCGCCGCTGGCGGCGATCGGCGGCACCTGGGCCTGGCTGGGCCAGGACGGCAGCGGGTACTTCGACCTGCACCACAACGCCGACGACACCCTCGACAAGATCGATCCCGACGCGCTGGCGCAGAACGTCGCCGCCTACGCGGTGTTCGCGTGGCTCGCGGCCGAAGCCGAAGGTGATTTCGGCAGCGCGCCGAAGGCGGCCGCGACGCCCTGA
- the mscL gene encoding large-conductance mechanosensitive channel protein MscL, whose amino-acid sequence MGMISEFREFAMRGNVIDLAVGVVIGAAFGKIVTSLVENVIMPPVGMLLGGVDFADMGWTLREATVNAAGEEVPAVVLGYGAFVNTVIQFVIIAFAIFLLVRTINRFHRKPAEPEAPAAPPEDVVLLREIRDLLRR is encoded by the coding sequence ATGGGCATGATCAGCGAGTTCCGTGAGTTCGCGATGCGCGGCAACGTCATCGACCTCGCCGTGGGCGTCGTCATCGGCGCCGCGTTCGGCAAGATCGTCACCTCGCTGGTGGAAAACGTGATCATGCCGCCGGTCGGGATGCTGCTGGGCGGCGTCGATTTCGCCGACATGGGCTGGACCCTGCGCGAGGCGACCGTCAACGCGGCAGGGGAGGAAGTCCCGGCGGTCGTGCTCGGGTACGGCGCGTTCGTCAATACGGTGATCCAGTTCGTCATCATCGCTTTCGCCATTTTCCTGCTGGTGCGCACGATCAACCGCTTCCACCGCAAGCCGGCAGAACCGGAGGCCCCGGCCGCACCGCCGGAGGACGTGGTGCTGCTGCGCGAGATCCGCGACCTGCTGCGTCGCTGA
- a CDS encoding SLC13 family permease — protein sequence MDTQLALTTDMQIVLGLVGLTMLLFVFQRVRADLVALVVLVMLGLTGLVQPEDLFNGFSSNAVISVIATMILGMGLDRTGALNRLAAWLLRRARGVEQRLLVLVSGIAGINSSVMQNPSVMALYLPVVSRLSSRTGISLSRLLLPVAVAIVMGGSLTMVGTSPLILLNDLLVAANANLPSGAATLEPLNMFAPMPIGLALLAASLLYFRFFGDRKLRDDGDSNVTPARTESYFSRTYGIEGEVHELTVTADSPLVGMTFGEAEALHNAPLLLALQTGNESRLAPPADARIWVGSVLGAMGPRQQVADFAQNQFLRMNSRLRQFADLFNPSRAGISEAVIPPTSKFIGKTASDLQLRRQFGISLLAINRDKTVIRDNVRDTPLRAGDMLVLHSIWHDLGQASSKRDFVIVTDYPKGEQRPHKFRIAMTIFAVTMLIAVSGRVPTSIALMTGVAGMLVFGVLKMDEAYSAISWKTVFLMACLIPLGWAMDGSGAAAWVAGHTIERLPTGLPIWVIEFAVALLTAAFSMVISHVGATIVVVPLAINLALAAGGNPTAFALIVALSASNNFVTQSNPVMSMITGPGGYRPRELWKIGVPLSLVYTLIVVLVVNLMF from the coding sequence ATGGACACCCAGCTCGCGCTGACCACCGACATGCAGATCGTCCTGGGCCTGGTCGGCCTGACGATGCTGCTGTTCGTGTTCCAGCGCGTGCGGGCCGACCTGGTGGCGCTGGTGGTGCTGGTGATGCTGGGCCTGACCGGCCTGGTGCAGCCGGAAGACCTGTTCAACGGCTTCTCGTCGAACGCGGTGATCAGCGTGATCGCCACCATGATCCTGGGCATGGGCCTGGATCGCACCGGCGCGCTCAACCGTCTCGCCGCGTGGCTGCTGCGGCGCGCGCGCGGGGTCGAGCAGCGGCTGCTGGTGCTGGTGTCGGGCATCGCCGGCATCAACTCCTCGGTGATGCAGAACCCCTCGGTGATGGCGCTGTACCTGCCGGTGGTTTCGCGCCTGTCCTCGCGCACCGGCATCAGCCTGTCGCGGCTGCTACTGCCGGTGGCGGTGGCGATCGTGATGGGCGGTTCGCTGACCATGGTCGGCACCTCGCCGCTGATCCTGCTCAACGACCTGCTGGTCGCGGCCAATGCCAACCTGCCCTCGGGTGCGGCGACGCTGGAGCCGCTCAACATGTTCGCGCCGATGCCGATCGGGCTGGCGCTGCTGGCCGCGAGCCTGCTGTATTTCCGGTTCTTCGGCGACCGCAAGCTGCGCGACGACGGCGACAGCAACGTCACCCCCGCGCGCACCGAGAGCTACTTCTCGCGCACCTACGGGATCGAGGGCGAGGTCCACGAGCTCACCGTCACCGCCGACAGTCCGCTGGTGGGCATGACCTTCGGTGAGGCCGAGGCACTGCACAACGCGCCGCTCCTGCTCGCGCTGCAGACCGGCAACGAATCGCGCCTGGCGCCGCCGGCGGACGCGCGCATCTGGGTCGGCAGCGTGCTCGGCGCGATGGGGCCGCGGCAACAGGTGGCGGATTTCGCGCAGAACCAGTTCCTGCGCATGAACTCGCGGCTGCGCCAGTTCGCCGACCTGTTCAACCCCAGCCGCGCCGGCATCTCCGAGGCGGTGATCCCGCCGACTTCCAAGTTCATCGGCAAGACCGCCAGCGACCTGCAACTGCGCCGCCAGTTCGGCATCAGCCTGCTGGCGATCAACCGCGACAAGACCGTGATCCGCGACAACGTCCGCGACACGCCGCTGCGCGCCGGCGACATGCTGGTGCTGCACAGCATCTGGCACGACCTCGGCCAGGCCTCGTCCAAGCGCGATTTCGTGATCGTCACCGACTATCCCAAGGGCGAGCAGCGCCCGCACAAGTTCCGCATCGCGATGACGATCTTCGCGGTGACCATGCTGATCGCGGTGTCGGGGCGGGTGCCGACCTCGATCGCGCTGATGACCGGCGTCGCCGGCATGCTGGTGTTCGGCGTGCTGAAGATGGACGAGGCCTATTCGGCGATCAGCTGGAAGACCGTGTTCCTGATGGCCTGCCTGATCCCGTTGGGCTGGGCGATGGACGGCAGCGGCGCCGCGGCCTGGGTCGCCGGCCACACCATCGAGCGCCTGCCGACCGGCCTGCCGATCTGGGTGATCGAATTCGCGGTCGCCCTGCTCACGGCCGCGTTCTCGATGGTGATCAGCCACGTCGGCGCGACGATCGTGGTGGTGCCGCTGGCGATCAACCTGGCGCTGGCCGCCGGCGGCAACCCGACCGCGTTCGCGCTGATCGTGGCGCTGTCGGCCTCCAACAACTTCGTCACCCAGTCCAATCCGGTGATGTCGATGATCACCGGCCCCGGCGGCTACCGCCCGCGCGAACTGTGGAAGATCGGCGTACCGCTGTCGCTGGTGTACACGCTGATCGTGGTGCTGGTGGTGAACCTGATGTTCTGA